A DNA window from Candidatus Melainabacteria bacterium contains the following coding sequences:
- the rlmB gene encoding 23S rRNA (guanosine(2251)-2'-O)-methyltransferase RlmB, with the protein MMPDRPRNNRGKPQDSRKFGNRENRGGGAREERWSPERGKPERREERGSEERGGFGRREERGTRERSEFARRVERGSQERGLEKRPDDGTEMIFGKNAVLAFLEDCERDEDASDDAHGENESENENEEVEREKTLNSAVGAERSRDAILKSPRGQVRKPEIGKIYMVALDHPDRKVDRIKQLAKSQRIPVVVCDRRKLDWLVGPDQLHQGIVAQISAAEFWELSHFLSKLKESCPDTLDGSVVAIVDGIEDPHNLGAIIRVAESAGLKGLLLPARRSAGLTGIVAKTSAGALASLPIVRIHNLVQALEELKEAGFWIAGLDSNQGDLYTKVDLVRPLALVVGSEGSGMSRLVKDNCDMLLKIPMLGKTESLNASVAAGIVFYEVVRQLQSKGLLS; encoded by the coding sequence AGAGGAAAGCCTCAAGACTCCCGCAAATTCGGAAACCGGGAGAATCGTGGCGGTGGAGCGCGCGAGGAGCGCTGGTCTCCGGAGCGCGGCAAGCCTGAAAGGCGCGAGGAGCGCGGGTCTGAGGAACGAGGTGGATTTGGAAGGCGCGAGGAGCGTGGCACCCGGGAGCGCAGCGAATTCGCAAGACGCGTGGAGCGTGGTTCCCAGGAACGCGGTCTGGAAAAGCGCCCGGACGACGGCACCGAAATGATCTTCGGTAAAAACGCGGTGCTTGCTTTCCTGGAGGATTGCGAGCGCGATGAAGATGCAAGCGACGATGCTCACGGCGAAAACGAGAGCGAGAACGAGAACGAGGAAGTTGAGCGCGAGAAAACGCTGAACTCGGCTGTGGGGGCTGAAAGAAGTCGCGATGCTATCTTAAAGAGTCCGCGTGGTCAGGTGCGCAAGCCTGAGATAGGCAAAATTTATATGGTGGCGCTCGATCATCCGGATCGGAAAGTCGACCGCATCAAACAGTTGGCAAAGTCACAACGTATTCCAGTTGTAGTGTGTGACAGGCGCAAGCTCGATTGGCTGGTCGGCCCCGACCAACTTCATCAGGGCATCGTGGCGCAAATCAGTGCTGCTGAATTCTGGGAACTGAGCCACTTTTTGTCCAAACTGAAAGAGTCTTGCCCCGATACATTAGATGGAAGCGTTGTCGCTATCGTTGACGGCATTGAAGACCCCCACAACCTGGGGGCGATTATCAGAGTGGCTGAGTCAGCGGGACTGAAAGGATTGTTGTTGCCGGCTCGACGTTCAGCCGGGCTGACTGGCATTGTTGCAAAAACAAGCGCTGGGGCACTTGCTTCGCTGCCGATTGTGCGCATTCACAATCTTGTTCAGGCACTGGAAGAATTGAAAGAAGCTGGATTTTGGATAGCGGGTCTCGATTCCAATCAGGGTGATCTTTATACAAAAGTGGATCTTGTGCGTCCGCTCGCCCTGGTTGTGGGGAGCGAAGGGTCTGGTATGAGTCGTCTTGTGAAAGACAATTGCGACATGCTTTTAAAGATTCCTATGCTTGGCAAAACAGAATCTCTAAATGCTTCGGTGGCTGCCGGTATCGTTTTCTATGAAGTGGTCAGGCAACTGCAAAGCAAAGGGCTTCTCAGCTAA